A part of Candidatus Palauibacter scopulicola genomic DNA contains:
- the pheA gene encoding prephenate dehydratase, with translation MRGSARKLAETIWGTGSGRTRVGYLGPSGTFSEEAARRYDPRAHHVPFRDIESVVRAAEEEKIDEALVPLENSTEGPVTLTTDLLVHRTDLRIRCEVVLPIHLCLVTEGGVDFDEIRVVYSHPQAIAQCREYLARRLPKAETVASLSTVSAVEDMRVFGPGTAAISSMRAAKVRHAFVLEGRIEDVAGNRTRFVVLAPRDHEPTGKDKTSICFDFATDGPGTLYQALGELANRRINMLKIESRPEKSSLGRYIFLIDFEGHRTDPFVAEALDRIRERALSFKILGSYPKALDPAP, from the coding sequence ATGCGGGGTAGTGCGCGGAAGCTTGCGGAGACCATCTGGGGAACGGGGAGCGGACGGACCAGGGTCGGCTACCTCGGGCCTTCCGGGACGTTCAGCGAGGAGGCGGCGCGGCGTTACGATCCGCGGGCGCATCACGTGCCGTTCAGGGACATCGAGAGCGTCGTGCGGGCGGCGGAGGAAGAGAAGATCGACGAGGCGCTCGTCCCGCTGGAGAACAGCACGGAAGGCCCCGTCACCCTGACGACCGACCTCCTCGTCCACCGGACGGACCTTCGGATCCGGTGTGAAGTCGTCCTTCCGATCCACCTCTGCCTGGTGACGGAGGGCGGCGTCGATTTCGACGAAATAAGGGTCGTCTATTCCCACCCACAAGCGATCGCACAGTGCCGGGAGTACCTGGCGCGCAGACTTCCGAAAGCGGAAACCGTGGCCTCGCTGAGCACGGTGAGCGCCGTGGAGGACATGCGGGTCTTCGGCCCGGGGACGGCGGCCATATCGAGCATGCGGGCGGCCAAGGTTCGCCACGCCTTCGTGCTCGAAGGTCGCATCGAGGACGTCGCGGGGAACCGCACCCGGTTCGTCGTGCTTGCGCCCAGGGATCACGAGCCGACGGGGAAGGACAAGACCTCGATCTGCTTCGACTTCGCGACGGACGGTCCGGGCACGCTCTACCAGGCGCTCGGCGAGTTGGCGAACCGGCGGATCAACATGCTGAAGATCGAATCGCGCCCCGAGAAGAGCAGCCTCGGACGGTACATCTTCCTCATCGATTTCGAGGGACACCGCACCGACCCCTTCGTAGCGGAGGCTCTGGACCGAATCAGGGAGCGCGCGTTGTCCTTCAAGATCCTGGGCTCCTATCCCAAGGCACTGGACCCGGCTCCCTAG
- a CDS encoding aldo/keto reductase, translated as MFTRRDWLRSTAAAGAALSLNPRILRAFASQEMITRPIPSTGEELPIVGLGSSATFQRVALSDDHTQIEGVMQALVDGGGSVFDTAPSYGRGASERAAGDICRRLGISDRIFWATKVNVAGRGGGSADPEAARAQIERSFEYFGVPVIDCIQVHNLGDPPVQVGILEELKAAERVRYIGITSTSKRQYPALIQAMQDYPLDFIGIDYAVDNVSAAEEILPLAAERRIGVLVYVPFGRTRLWSRVGDREVPEWASEFDAHSWAQFFIKFAAAHPAVTVVTPATSRAEHMVDNLGGGMGRLPDEDQQARMIEYVSQLPEAG; from the coding sequence ATGTTCACTCGACGCGACTGGCTCCGTTCCACCGCCGCCGCGGGCGCGGCCCTCTCCCTCAACCCCCGCATCCTGCGCGCGTTCGCGAGCCAGGAGATGATCACGCGGCCGATCCCCTCCACCGGGGAGGAACTGCCGATCGTCGGCCTCGGGAGTTCGGCAACCTTTCAGCGCGTGGCGCTCAGCGACGACCACACGCAGATCGAAGGCGTCATGCAGGCGCTGGTGGACGGCGGCGGCTCGGTGTTCGACACCGCACCCAGCTACGGGCGCGGGGCGTCCGAGCGGGCGGCGGGAGACATCTGCCGGAGGCTCGGGATCTCCGACCGCATCTTCTGGGCGACGAAGGTGAACGTGGCCGGGCGGGGCGGCGGGTCCGCGGATCCGGAGGCGGCCCGGGCCCAGATCGAGCGCTCGTTCGAGTACTTCGGCGTGCCCGTCATCGACTGCATTCAGGTCCACAACCTGGGGGATCCGCCGGTACAGGTCGGGATCCTCGAGGAGTTGAAGGCGGCGGAGCGCGTGCGCTACATCGGGATCACGAGCACGAGCAAGCGGCAGTATCCGGCCCTGATTCAGGCCATGCAGGACTATCCCCTCGACTTCATCGGCATCGACTATGCGGTCGACAATGTGAGCGCGGCCGAAGAGATCCTGCCGCTGGCGGCGGAGCGCCGGATCGGCGTGCTCGTCTACGTGCCGTTCGGGCGCACGCGACTCTGGTCGCGCGTGGGAGACCGCGAGGTGCCGGAGTGGGCGAGCGAGTTCGACGCCCATTCGTGGGCCCAGTTCTTCATCAAGTTCGCGGCCGCGCACCCCGCCGTGACGGTGGTGACGCCGGCCACGAGCCGCGCGGAGCACATGGTGGACAACCTCGGCGGCGGGATGGGCCGGCTGCCGGATGAGGACCAGCAGGCGCGCATGATCGAGTACGTGAGCCAGCTCCCCGAAGCCGGCTGA
- a CDS encoding type II toxin-antitoxin system Phd/YefM family antitoxin, translating into MVSDHDRPAGLPRTIKASEFKAKCLKLMDEVAETGEEIVITKNGRPVSKLVPCEDQPESWFGRDRDIIRIHGDITGPMPREWWDDGDEGDDLF; encoded by the coding sequence ATGGTATCGGATCACGACCGGCCCGCGGGGCTCCCGCGGACGATCAAGGCCTCGGAGTTCAAGGCGAAATGTCTCAAGCTCATGGATGAAGTCGCCGAGACCGGCGAGGAAATCGTCATCACCAAGAACGGCCGCCCCGTGTCGAAGCTCGTGCCCTGCGAGGATCAGCCGGAGAGCTGGTTCGGGCGGGATCGAGACATCATTCGGATCCACGGCGACATCACAGGACCGATGCCCAGGGAGTGGTGGGACGACGGGGACGAAGGAGACGACCTCTTTTGA
- a CDS encoding type II toxin-antitoxin system VapC family toxin, with product MILLDTHVLLWLRSGDRRLGRRARRTVERALPQRRAAVSAISFWEVAMRVHAGRLDLFADPEAWRRDLLAQGLVEVPVNGLIGVRAGLLPGLRGDPADRLIVATALEGHRLLTADAHILRWSGRLNRIDATE from the coding sequence TTGATCCTGCTCGACACGCACGTGCTGCTATGGCTCAGGAGTGGAGACCGTCGTCTGGGGCGACGCGCACGGCGGACGGTCGAGCGGGCGCTACCGCAGAGGCGCGCCGCGGTCTCGGCCATTTCCTTCTGGGAGGTTGCCATGCGCGTGCACGCGGGGCGGCTCGATCTCTTCGCGGATCCGGAGGCGTGGCGCCGTGACCTTCTTGCTCAAGGGCTCGTCGAAGTGCCGGTGAATGGCCTTATCGGCGTACGGGCAGGGTTGCTCCCCGGCCTGCGCGGCGACCCGGCCGATCGGCTGATCGTGGCGACGGCTCTTGAAGGACACCGACTATTGACCGCCGACGCCCACATCCTGAGGTGGTCCGGCAGGCTGAACCGGATCGACGCGACGGAATAG
- a CDS encoding DinB family protein, with protein sequence MTEETTKETIIEDKALAEDILTLLARTPGTVRVLLEDLPADLLHADEGEGTFSPFSVLGHLIQGEIDDWIPRARWILEHGRDRAFPPFDRFAHVERTRDRPLDELLTEFETLRETGLAALHEVIEEGADLDAGGLHPELGEVTLRQLLATWAVHDLNHIAQITRVVAHRFEDEVGPWKAYLPILHHDR encoded by the coding sequence GTGACGGAGGAAACGACGAAGGAGACGATCATCGAGGACAAGGCGCTGGCGGAGGACATCCTCACGCTCCTCGCCCGCACGCCCGGCACCGTGCGCGTGCTGCTCGAGGATCTGCCGGCGGACCTCCTGCACGCGGACGAGGGCGAGGGGACGTTCAGCCCCTTCAGCGTGCTGGGACATCTCATTCAGGGTGAGATCGACGACTGGATTCCGCGGGCACGGTGGATCCTGGAACACGGTCGCGACCGGGCGTTCCCCCCGTTCGACCGGTTCGCGCACGTCGAGCGCACCCGGGACCGCCCGCTGGACGAGTTGCTCACCGAATTCGAGACGCTGCGCGAGACCGGACTCGCGGCACTGCACGAGGTCATCGAGGAGGGGGCGGATCTCGACGCGGGGGGGCTTCACCCGGAGCTGGGCGAGGTCACGCTGCGGCAACTCCTCGCCACCTGGGCCGTCCACGATCTCAACCACATCGCCCAGATCACACGCGTCGTCGCCCACCGGTTCGAGGACGAGGTCGGGCCCTGGAAGGCGTACCTCCCCATCCTCCACCACGACCGATAG
- the mtnA gene encoding S-methyl-5-thioribose-1-phosphate isomerase, whose translation MNDREFSVPETIRWAPKGLSALILDQTLLPGVHEEKELSTLEDFIEAIVSLRVRGAPLIGITAAVGLAALARQSAAEGVSADALRDRFAGWAEGLANARPTAVNLVWAVRRQRARLEAATGDAAELAAALAAEADAIHEEDRRMCRAIGEHAAALLAGGESVITHCNAGSLATGGIGTALAPVYVAAEMGRKVRVFADETRPLLQGSRLTAWELSRAGIEVTVLADNMAGSLFASDPPDIAFVGSDRIAANGDVANKIGTYPLAVLAHRHGVPFYVLAPTSTVDLGTPTGADIPIEHRDPDEVRRGFGPLLAPEEAGVYSPAFDITPHELVAGIVTERGIHRPPYTDSLAAAVRAAEAERRDRPT comes from the coding sequence ATGAACGATCGCGAGTTTTCCGTGCCGGAAACGATCCGCTGGGCCCCCAAGGGTCTGAGCGCGCTGATCCTCGACCAGACGCTCCTTCCCGGCGTCCACGAGGAGAAGGAACTCTCGACGCTCGAGGACTTCATCGAGGCGATCGTCAGCCTGCGCGTGCGGGGGGCGCCGCTCATCGGGATCACGGCCGCCGTCGGGCTCGCGGCGCTGGCGCGGCAGTCCGCCGCGGAAGGGGTGTCGGCGGACGCGCTGCGGGATCGATTCGCCGGCTGGGCCGAGGGGCTCGCGAACGCCCGGCCGACGGCGGTCAATCTCGTATGGGCGGTCCGCCGGCAGCGGGCGCGGCTGGAGGCGGCCACCGGCGACGCGGCGGAACTGGCCGCGGCGCTGGCGGCCGAGGCCGACGCCATCCACGAGGAGGACCGCCGCATGTGCCGCGCGATCGGCGAGCACGCGGCGGCGCTGCTGGCGGGCGGCGAGTCGGTGATCACGCACTGCAACGCGGGGTCGCTCGCGACGGGGGGCATCGGGACGGCCCTCGCCCCGGTCTACGTCGCGGCCGAGATGGGCCGCAAAGTGCGCGTCTTCGCCGACGAGACCCGCCCGCTCCTCCAGGGGAGTCGCCTCACCGCCTGGGAGCTTTCCCGCGCCGGCATCGAGGTCACCGTGCTCGCCGACAACATGGCCGGGTCGCTCTTCGCCTCGGACCCGCCGGACATCGCCTTCGTGGGCTCCGACCGCATCGCGGCCAACGGCGACGTGGCGAACAAGATCGGCACGTACCCGCTGGCCGTGCTGGCCCACCGCCATGGGGTCCCCTTCTACGTGCTCGCGCCGACCTCCACCGTGGACCTCGGCACCCCGACCGGCGCGGACATCCCGATCGAACACCGGGACCCGGACGAGGTTCGCCGCGGCTTCGGCCCCCTCCTCGCCCCCGAGGAGGCCGGCGTGTACAGCCCCGCCTTCGACATCACGCCACACGAACTCGTGGCCGGCATTGTCACCGAACGCGGCATCCACCGCCCGCCGTACACCGACTCCCTCGCCGCCGCCGTCCGCGCCGCCGAAGCGGAGCGGCGGGACCGGCCAACGTAG
- a CDS encoding S9 family peptidase → MTSSREDRVVGSAVAFRVAAAALALAIVAPFGPLAGQERDPDHFGPADVFELEVAGDPRISPDGSRVVYVRSSMDIMTDRQRSNLWIVDYDGSNHRPLLTGQRNFSSPRWSPDGTRLLYVASDEHGKAQLYLRWMDSGQTALLTQLERGPGGLSWSPDGSTIAFSMFVPDTPPPFAQMPAKPEGATWAPPATTYERLYYRSDSQGFLPVGYSHVFVLPAEGGTPRQVTHGPYNHGGTPEWTPDSQHLLISATRRDDWEYVRDSEIFEFAVADGAVRQLTDRRGPDSSPTVSPDGGMIAYTGYDDRFLGHQVSKLYVMNRDGSGSRLIADDLDRSIGNLHWASDGAGLFFQYDTEGNTRLAHVDLDGNVMDIVSSVQGLSIGRPYGGGTFSTSGNDRFAYTYGTPDHPSDLAVANRGGDWQRLTHLNEDLFAQKAIGETEEVWYKSSHDGLDIQGWIVKPPDFDPSRKYPLLLEIHGGPFANYGDRFSAEVQLFATAGYVVLYTNPRGSTSYGEDFGNEIHHAYPSYDFDDLMSGVDEVISRGYIDEDQLFVTGGSGGGVLTAWIVTHTDRFAAAASQKPVINWYSWVLTADMGGSGGLNYWFPGAPWDNLEHYMERSPVHHIANVTTPTMLITGEVDWRTPMSESEQFYQALKIRKVPSVLVRIPEANHSIGARPSGLISKVQHILAWFERYRPGGTTTQ, encoded by the coding sequence ATGACGTCGTCAAGAGAAGACAGGGTCGTCGGCTCGGCTGTTGCCTTCCGGGTGGCCGCGGCCGCGCTCGCGCTCGCCATCGTCGCTCCCTTCGGCCCGCTCGCCGGGCAGGAGCGGGATCCGGATCACTTCGGCCCGGCGGACGTGTTCGAACTCGAAGTCGCCGGCGATCCCCGGATCTCGCCCGACGGTTCCCGGGTCGTCTACGTGCGGTCCTCGATGGACATCATGACGGACCGTCAGCGCAGCAACCTGTGGATCGTCGACTACGACGGCTCGAACCACCGTCCGCTCCTCACCGGACAGAGGAACTTCTCCTCTCCGCGCTGGTCGCCGGACGGCACGCGACTCCTCTACGTCGCCAGCGACGAGCACGGCAAGGCACAGCTCTACCTGCGCTGGATGGACAGCGGACAGACGGCCCTGCTCACGCAGCTTGAGCGAGGCCCGGGCGGGCTCTCCTGGTCGCCCGACGGGAGCACGATCGCCTTCAGCATGTTCGTCCCGGACACGCCGCCGCCCTTCGCGCAGATGCCCGCGAAGCCGGAAGGCGCGACGTGGGCGCCGCCCGCCACGACGTACGAACGGCTCTACTACCGCTCGGACAGCCAGGGTTTCCTGCCCGTCGGGTACTCCCACGTCTTCGTCCTTCCCGCGGAGGGAGGGACGCCGCGCCAGGTCACGCACGGCCCCTACAACCACGGCGGGACGCCCGAGTGGACGCCCGATTCGCAGCACCTGCTGATCTCGGCCACCCGCCGCGACGACTGGGAGTACGTGCGGGACTCCGAGATTTTCGAGTTCGCCGTGGCCGATGGGGCCGTCCGGCAACTGACCGACCGGCGCGGCCCCGACTCGAGTCCGACGGTGTCGCCCGACGGCGGCATGATCGCGTACACCGGCTACGATGACCGCTTCCTCGGGCACCAGGTGTCGAAGCTCTACGTGATGAACCGCGACGGGTCCGGCTCGCGCCTCATCGCCGACGACCTCGACCGCTCGATCGGGAACCTGCACTGGGCGAGCGACGGGGCGGGGCTCTTCTTCCAGTACGACACCGAGGGGAACACGCGCCTGGCGCACGTCGACCTCGACGGGAACGTGATGGACATCGTCTCCAGCGTGCAGGGTCTGTCGATCGGACGTCCCTACGGCGGCGGCACCTTCTCCACCTCCGGGAACGACCGCTTCGCCTACACCTACGGGACGCCCGACCACCCCTCGGACCTCGCCGTCGCGAACCGCGGCGGCGACTGGCAGCGCCTCACGCACCTGAACGAGGACCTCTTCGCGCAGAAAGCGATCGGGGAGACGGAGGAGGTCTGGTACAAGTCCTCGCACGACGGACTCGACATCCAGGGCTGGATCGTGAAGCCGCCGGACTTCGACCCGAGCCGCAAGTATCCGCTCCTGCTCGAGATCCACGGCGGTCCGTTCGCGAACTACGGCGACCGCTTCAGCGCCGAGGTCCAGCTCTTTGCGACCGCGGGGTACGTCGTCCTCTACACGAACCCGCGCGGCAGCACGAGCTACGGCGAGGACTTCGGGAACGAGATCCACCACGCGTATCCGAGCTACGACTTCGACGACCTGATGTCCGGCGTCGATGAAGTGATTTCGCGCGGATACATCGACGAGGACCAGCTCTTCGTCACCGGCGGGTCCGGCGGCGGCGTGCTGACGGCCTGGATCGTGACCCACACGGACCGCTTCGCCGCGGCCGCGTCGCAGAAGCCCGTCATCAACTGGTATTCGTGGGTTCTGACCGCGGACATGGGCGGCAGCGGCGGCCTCAACTACTGGTTCCCGGGCGCGCCGTGGGACAACCTCGAGCACTACATGGAGCGCTCGCCGGTCCACCACATCGCGAACGTGACGACGCCGACGATGCTCATCACGGGCGAGGTCGACTGGCGGACGCCGATGTCGGAGTCGGAGCAGTTCTACCAGGCGCTGAAGATCCGGAAGGTGCCGTCGGTCCTCGTGCGGATTCCCGAGGCGAACCACAGCATCGGCGCGCGTCCCAGCGGCCTCATCAGCAAGGTGCAGCACATCCTCGCCTGGTTCGAGCGCTACCGGCCGGGCGGGACGACGACGCAATGA
- a CDS encoding NAD(P)/FAD-dependent oxidoreductase — MTPGLTPSRGSGGSRGGPDSGPTDRELGLDREITRRDFVQLAGAGIAGSALLGCGGEAPGGGGLAVPGMASEPWSDALGPDWYGPGGVGDYASSHGNTPEVVRSAHWVRDGRAPSGETTDTGERFDVVIVGGGLAGLSAAHHFKRHRPSGRCLVLDNHPVFGGEAKRNDIMVDGVRLAGPQGSNDFGIRPPTGEPDDYFTTLGIPREFEYAPDAGQVKAPLENYGFMHWVQDQFSIGHYFGGTRRGGRPGWSGGSGGWVSDLWGDPSRAPWTPEVREGFERWRNARVADHVPPDAPGGPDNPGPWLDGMTLKAYYEDVLGLPPEVTAYVDPILASIIGLGCDAISAWWGMHFDLPGFGLPSRYDGMTFHSFPGGNAGIARYFVKDVVPDGIAGERTLGDVLNGAIDFGALDRPDQPVRLRLGCTAIDVRHTGAGDGRVRVTYVHEGRAYSVEADGVVLASGGWMNRYIAADLPDGHRAAYGHFRHGPILVANVALRNWRFLDRLGIAGCFYEGDLGFSCNIRRPMYAGDYRPVHAPDHPTMLTFYITFEAPGSSPVDQGMAGRTEMLSMSFTEYERRLRAQMVELFAEGGFDPAEDIAGLVLNRWGHAYVAPGPGFFFGRDGAPAPPDVIREPFGRVAIGHSELRGHQNWTGASAEGRRAVETVLDLI, encoded by the coding sequence ATGACCCCAGGCCTGACCCCAAGCCGCGGGAGTGGCGGCAGTCGCGGTGGGCCGGACAGCGGGCCGACGGATCGTGAGCTGGGGCTCGACCGCGAGATCACGCGGCGCGACTTCGTCCAGTTGGCAGGGGCGGGGATCGCGGGCTCCGCGCTCCTCGGGTGCGGGGGGGAGGCGCCCGGAGGTGGCGGCCTGGCGGTTCCGGGGATGGCTTCCGAGCCGTGGTCCGACGCGCTGGGGCCCGACTGGTACGGCCCGGGCGGCGTGGGGGACTACGCGTCCTCGCACGGGAACACGCCGGAGGTCGTCCGCTCGGCGCACTGGGTCCGTGACGGGCGCGCCCCGAGCGGGGAGACGACGGACACCGGGGAGCGCTTCGACGTCGTAATCGTCGGGGGCGGGCTCGCGGGTCTCTCCGCCGCGCACCACTTCAAGCGGCACCGGCCCTCGGGCCGCTGTCTCGTCCTCGACAATCACCCCGTGTTCGGCGGCGAGGCGAAGCGCAACGACATCATGGTCGACGGCGTGCGCCTGGCCGGGCCGCAGGGATCGAACGATTTCGGCATACGCCCGCCCACGGGGGAGCCGGACGACTATTTCACGACGCTGGGCATCCCGCGCGAGTTCGAGTACGCGCCGGATGCGGGTCAGGTGAAGGCGCCGCTCGAGAACTACGGCTTCATGCACTGGGTGCAGGACCAGTTCTCCATCGGGCACTACTTCGGCGGGACGCGGCGCGGCGGGCGGCCCGGCTGGTCGGGGGGTTCGGGCGGCTGGGTCAGCGACCTGTGGGGGGATCCCTCCCGCGCGCCCTGGACGCCGGAGGTTCGGGAGGGCTTCGAGCGCTGGCGGAACGCCCGGGTCGCGGACCATGTACCCCCGGACGCGCCCGGGGGGCCGGACAATCCCGGGCCGTGGCTCGACGGCATGACGCTCAAGGCCTACTACGAGGACGTGCTCGGCCTGCCGCCGGAGGTGACGGCGTACGTGGACCCGATCCTCGCCAGCATCATCGGACTCGGCTGCGACGCGATCTCCGCCTGGTGGGGGATGCACTTCGACCTGCCCGGCTTCGGGCTCCCGTCCCGCTACGACGGCATGACCTTCCACTCCTTCCCCGGCGGGAACGCGGGGATCGCCCGCTACTTCGTGAAGGACGTCGTGCCGGACGGCATCGCCGGCGAGCGCACGCTGGGCGACGTGCTGAACGGGGCGATCGACTTTGGCGCCCTCGACCGGCCGGATCAGCCCGTGCGGCTGCGGCTGGGCTGCACCGCGATCGACGTGCGCCACACGGGAGCCGGAGACGGCCGCGTGCGCGTCACGTACGTGCACGAAGGCCGCGCGTACTCGGTGGAGGCCGACGGGGTCGTGCTCGCGAGCGGCGGGTGGATGAACCGCTACATCGCGGCCGACCTGCCGGACGGGCACCGCGCGGCCTACGGGCACTTCCGCCACGGGCCGATCCTCGTCGCGAACGTGGCGCTCCGGAACTGGCGCTTCCTCGACCGCCTCGGGATCGCCGGCTGCTTCTACGAGGGCGATCTCGGCTTCTCGTGCAACATCCGGCGGCCCATGTACGCGGGCGACTACCGGCCGGTCCACGCGCCCGATCACCCGACGATGCTGACCTTCTACATCACCTTCGAGGCGCCCGGCTCGTCGCCGGTGGACCAGGGGATGGCGGGCCGCACCGAGATGCTGAGCATGTCCTTCACGGAGTACGAGCGGCGGCTGCGGGCGCAGATGGTCGAACTGTTCGCGGAGGGCGGCTTCGATCCGGCCGAAGACATCGCCGGCCTCGTCCTCAATCGCTGGGGGCACGCCTACGTGGCGCCGGGTCCCGGCTTCTTCTTCGGACGCGACGGGGCCCCGGCCCCGCCGGATGTGATTCGCGAGCCCTTCGGGCGCGTCGCGATCGGGCATTCCGAACTGCGGGGGCACCAGAACTGGACCGGCGCGTCCGCCGAGGGTCGTCGAGCCGTCGAGACCGTCCTCGACCTGATCTGA
- a CDS encoding glutaminyl-peptide cyclotransferase has protein sequence MRRVRPRAGFRGLGALALCALAGCASAAVPSIEYEILGTFPHDPAAYTQGLLFHDGALLESTGRYGESSVRRVDVPTGEVLASVAVDSALFGEGLARVDSELVQLTWKSGRAFVYDLESLDVLREFAYEGEGWGLCYDGESLWMSDGSSALERRNPQDFTVLATVEVTRAGSRQGRLNELECVDDWIYANVYQTDVIVRIDKATGEVLGEIDLSSVPLSARKPGDPEAVLNGIAYVPETGVFLVTGKLWPNLLALRLDD, from the coding sequence ATGCGACGGGTGAGGCCGCGGGCGGGCTTCCGCGGCCTGGGGGCGCTCGCGCTCTGCGCGCTGGCGGGCTGCGCGTCCGCCGCGGTGCCGTCCATCGAATACGAGATCCTGGGCACGTTCCCGCACGATCCCGCGGCGTACACGCAGGGGCTTCTCTTCCACGACGGCGCGCTCCTCGAGAGCACCGGCCGCTACGGCGAATCGAGCGTGCGCCGCGTCGACGTGCCGACGGGCGAAGTCCTGGCGAGCGTCGCGGTGGACTCGGCGCTCTTCGGCGAAGGGCTCGCCCGGGTGGACTCCGAACTCGTGCAGCTCACCTGGAAGTCCGGCCGGGCCTTCGTCTACGATCTCGAGAGCCTGGACGTGCTCCGGGAGTTCGCCTACGAAGGCGAGGGATGGGGCCTCTGCTACGACGGCGAGTCGCTCTGGATGTCCGATGGTTCGAGCGCGCTGGAACGTCGTAACCCGCAGGACTTCACGGTTCTCGCGACGGTCGAGGTCACGCGCGCGGGGTCACGGCAGGGTCGGCTGAACGAACTGGAGTGCGTGGACGACTGGATCTACGCCAACGTCTACCAGACCGACGTCATCGTCCGCATCGACAAGGCCACCGGCGAGGTCCTGGGCGAGATCGACCTGTCGAGCGTCCCCCTCAGCGCCCGCAAGCCCGGAGACCCCGAAGCGGTGCTCAACGGCATCGCCTACGTCCCCGAAACCGGCGTCTTCCTCGTCACCGGCAAACTCTGGCCCAACCTCCTCGCCCTCCGCCTCGACGACTAG
- a CDS encoding nucleotidyl transferase AbiEii/AbiGii toxin family protein: MGNVRFQNLSAPERREALETATSLGGRPAHLLEKDIWVVQTLSVLFETPSGRDLVFKGGTSLAKAYRAIRRFSEDVDITYDIRRFAPELVAQAGEEALPPTRSQERRWTRTIRSRLAEWTGDEAVPAIRDGLARSGFPARLRADGDRVYVGYEPLFDDYGFVLPEVLVEFGARSTGEPRQERRIECDAAEFLPDVRFPSAQPSVMLAERTFWEKATAIHVFCRRLRQRGTRLSRHWHDLVRLDDAGYAEKALADRALAGSVARHKSLFFRERDTSGGWIDYEAAVSGGLQLCPDGPFREALAADYEQMVRGGMLFDDEEAFEEIINRCADVEERANRC; encoded by the coding sequence ATGGGTAACGTCCGGTTCCAGAATCTGTCCGCACCGGAACGGCGTGAGGCACTCGAAACCGCCACGAGCCTTGGCGGCCGGCCCGCACACCTTCTCGAAAAGGACATTTGGGTCGTCCAGACCCTTTCCGTACTCTTCGAGACGCCGTCCGGCCGGGATCTGGTGTTCAAGGGCGGGACGTCTCTGGCCAAGGCCTACCGCGCGATCCGCCGCTTTTCCGAGGATGTCGACATTACGTATGACATCCGCCGCTTCGCTCCGGAATTGGTGGCCCAAGCTGGCGAGGAAGCGCTTCCCCCGACGCGAAGCCAGGAGCGGCGCTGGACACGGACGATCCGTTCCAGGCTGGCGGAATGGACCGGAGACGAAGCAGTTCCGGCCATCCGCGACGGGTTGGCCCGAAGCGGATTCCCGGCCCGGCTTCGAGCCGACGGCGACCGAGTCTACGTCGGCTACGAACCACTGTTCGACGATTATGGGTTCGTCTTGCCGGAAGTGCTTGTCGAGTTCGGCGCGCGGTCGACGGGCGAGCCTCGTCAGGAGCGGCGGATCGAGTGCGACGCGGCCGAATTCTTGCCCGACGTTCGCTTCCCTTCGGCGCAACCCTCCGTGATGTTGGCCGAGCGTACCTTCTGGGAGAAGGCCACGGCGATACATGTCTTCTGCCGTCGGCTCCGACAGCGGGGGACGCGCCTCTCGAGACACTGGCACGACCTGGTTCGGCTGGACGACGCCGGCTACGCCGAGAAAGCGTTGGCGGACCGGGCACTGGCTGGTTCCGTGGCTCGCCACAAGTCGCTTTTCTTCAGGGAACGGGATACCTCGGGGGGATGGATCGACTACGAAGCCGCAGTTTCCGGCGGGCTTCAACTATGCCCGGACGGTCCCTTCAGGGAAGCTCTCGCCGCCGACTATGAACAGATGGTGCGCGGCGGCATGCTGTTCGATGATGAGGAAGCGTTCGAGGAGATCATCAATCGATGCGCCGATGTCGAGGAAAGGGCGAATCGCTGCTAG
- a CDS encoding DUF6088 family protein — translation MPGLPSQIAEHAATLPEGTPIRANGLLHLGNRAAVDQALSRLVRRGLLLRVCRGVYMRPIETRFGVRAPGAETVIEALSSLWGETIVPSGGAAANVLGLTTQVPVRLVYLTSGPNRVLRLYALIIRLLHAPRWQLVAPGRPAGLAIRALAWLGPAEVERNIERIERRLDRADLAELAVIRSALPSWIATPLSALVAHG, via the coding sequence ATGCCGGGGCTCCCGAGTCAGATTGCGGAACACGCAGCCACGTTGCCGGAGGGCACACCAATCCGTGCCAACGGCCTGCTCCATCTGGGAAACCGGGCGGCCGTCGATCAGGCGTTGTCCCGCCTGGTCCGGCGGGGGCTGCTGCTGCGGGTCTGCCGGGGCGTCTACATGCGTCCGATAGAAACCCGGTTCGGCGTTCGCGCACCCGGCGCCGAGACCGTCATCGAAGCACTTTCCTCCTTGTGGGGAGAAACCATCGTCCCGAGCGGCGGGGCGGCTGCGAACGTCCTCGGCCTGACGACTCAAGTGCCGGTCCGATTGGTGTACCTCACGTCGGGACCGAATCGAGTGTTGCGGTTGTATGCCTTGATCATCCGCCTGCTTCACGCGCCACGCTGGCAGCTCGTCGCTCCGGGACGGCCCGCCGGATTGGCCATTCGTGCCCTGGCTTGGCTGGGTCCTGCGGAAGTGGAACGGAACATCGAGCGGATCGAACGCAGGCTTGACCGGGCAGATCTCGCGGAACTCGCGGTTATACGCTCGGCCCTGCCCTCGTGGATCGCGACGCCTCTCAGCGCCCTGGTCGCTCATGGGTAA